The Flavobacterium sp. 140616W15 sequence TGTCATATCCTGCAAAGATAATTTATTATTTTAAATGAATAAAAGTTTCCTGTTTAAAGTTTCACATTCAAATGTTTAATCGTAAAATTTCAGGGACTTACGTTCTGTATTCTCTGGTTACTTTCTCAACTCCATCAATTTTTTTGATATTGTTAATCATTTTCTTAAGTATTGAGTTGTTTCGTACAATTACGGCAATCTGGCCATGAAAAATCCCTGCATCAGTACTCAATGAGATGCTTTGGATATTTACGTTCATGTTATTAGAAATTACTTTGGTTAGTTGATTGGTTAGTCCCAAAACGTCCATTCCTGTAATATTTATAACTGCTTTGAATTCCTCTTGTGAAGAGTCAATCCATTTGGCGGTCATAATTCTATAGGCGTAGTTTGATTGCATGCCAATAGCATTAGGACAATCTTTTTTGTGAACTTTTATCCCTTCATTTATCGTTACAAATCCGAAAACATCATCACCAGGAATTGGGTTACAACATGGTGATAATTTGTAATCAAGTTTATCATGTTCTGTTCCAAAAACCAACATGTCATAATTACTACTAATTACAGGTTTGTGAATATCTGTATCGGCAGTGGTAGTACTGCTGTTGCGTTTTATTTTGTTTTTGAAGAAATTAATAAACGTATTGCTTTTTTGAGCAGCATAGTCTTTTAATTGCTGATTTTCGATTGCGCCAATTCCAACTCTATAAAATAAGTCTAAACTCGTTTTAAGTTTAAAGAAATTAACTAACTCGTTTATAACTTGTTCGTTAATAGTTATTTTTAAGTGTTTTAGTTTACGCGTAAGTAGTTCTTTTCCTTCCTCGGCAATCTTTTTGGTATTTTCGTTTAAAACGTTTTTAATTTTGGTTTTCGCTCGGGATGTGGTTACATAATCCAACCAGTTTATGGTTGGTTTTTGGTTTTGAGAAGTGATTACTTCAACCTGATCTCCACTTTTTAATTCGTAGTTAAGAGGTACTAATCGTCCGTTTACACGTGTCCCACGAGTTTTTATTCCTATTTCGGAGTGAATGCTAAAAGCAAAATCTAATGAAGTTGCTCCTTTTGGAAGCGATTTTATTTCCCCTTTCGGAGTAAATACAAAGATTTCTTTTGAATATAAATTCATTTTAAAATCTTCAACAAAATCTACTGCATTTGTTTCTGAGTTTTCTAAAGCTTCACGAAGCAGGTTTAGCCAAACATCAAGACCACTTTCTTCGGTGGCTCCGTTTTTATATTTGTAATGTGCCGCATATCCCTTCTCGGCGATTTCATCCATACGCTCACTTCGCACTTGTACCTCGATCCAGCGACCTTTTGGTCCCATAACAGTTATGTGTAAAGCCTCGTAACCAGTAGATTTTGGTGATGAAATCCAATCACGCAAACGGCTTGGGCTTGGTCGGTAATGGTCGGTTACGATAGAGTATATTTTCCAAGCCAGAAACTTTTCGTCATGTGGATTGGATTTATATACAATTCGAATGGCAAACTTATCGTAAACTTCATCAAAGCTTACGTTTTGTGCACGCATTTTTCTTCGGATTGAATAAATAGATTTCGGACGCCCTTTTATTATGTACTCAATTCCTTCTTCGTCCAAAGATTTCTTTAGCACATCCGAAATATCTTTGATGTAAGCATCTTGTTCTTCTTTAGTTTCTCGAATTTTACTTACGATATCATTATAAACTTCTGGTTCCGTATATTTTAATCCTAAATCTTCTAGTTTAGTCTTTATGTTATACAGCCCTAAGCGGTGAGCTAGTGGTGCATAAATGTATAAAGTTTCTGATGCAATTTTGGTTTGTTTGTATTCGGCCATTGAGTCCATCGTTTGCATATTATGCAAACGGTCGGCTAATTTTATCAAAATTACACGAACATCATCATTTAAGGTAAGGATCATTTTACGGAAATTTTCCGCTTGCATTGATGCATTTAGATCTCTCTGGACCATCGAAATTTTAGTTAATCCTTCTACAAGTTGTGCTACTTTTGGATTAAATAAACGCTCAATATCCTGAACTGTCAGAGGAGTATCTTCGACAACATCATGCAATAAGGCAGCAGCAATTGAGGTAGCTCCCAATCCTATTTCAGAAGCAACGATTTTTGCGACAGCAATAGGGTGGAAGATGTAAGCTTCACCTGATTTTCGTCTTTGTTCTTTATGAGCATCAACAGCAACATCAAAAGCTTTCCGAATTAATTTTTTGTCTGTAGGACTTAAAGTCTGGTAACTAATTCGAAGTAATTCTTTGTATTCCTGCGCAATTGCTTTATTCTCTTTTTCGATATCTATCTCTGTCATATGTACACCTAGTTCAATTCCCTAAAAATAAGAATAAGTTTCAATATACACAAGGGAATGAAAGTGTTTTAAATATTGAAAATAGAATAAAATGTTTAGAAAAATAAAAGCTTTCTAAGCATAAAAAAAAACACTATCCTGAAATAGTGTTGTGATTTTTAGTTTGTTATGTTTTGTTGCTTAAATTTTAAAGATTCAAATAGGCTTGTCTTACTAATGAATTAAAATAAAGAGCTATTAAAATCTCTAAGTATATGCTCTTTTTGAATGGATTAAATTTACTGAACTTTACTGAAATCCAAATCTTGGAAATCGTAACTAAAATCGGTTAGTTCAGAAATTGCTTGCATCTTTAAGTTAGTAGCTTTTCCATTAGAGTCATATTTAAAAAATAAATGGGCATCGGCATGGAAATAAGCATTATCCCATTTTACCACAAAATTTCCATCTTTGTAAAAGAATACTTCACCTACCAATTGAGGAGAACGTTTTGATGCAAAATATATTTTCCCTTTTTTTTCAGTTATCGTTACATCTCCAAACCAATTGTCTTTGTAAGTTCCAGTGATTTTGGTGAAATCAGTTTTTACTTTGTCTTTCTTGTTTTTTGCTACAACAGCCCAGACTTCATCAGTTACTTTATCTGCTGTTTCTACATTGGCTTTCATACGATTGCTGTATAATGCAACGTAATCTTCAGATTTAATTCCTAAATAACTATCTTTTATGGTATTGGTAATAGCAGTAAATGCTGCGCCAGATTGCTGGTTTGTTAAGACTATAATTCCTAATTGTAGTTCAGGAATTAAAGTAACCTGAGTAACGATTCCTTCTAGACCACCTGTATGAGTAACTTGTTTGTTTCCTTTCACATCGCTCAAAAACCAGCCTAAACCGTATCCGCTAAAATGAGTATTGTATGGTGCTCTAGGTTTTACTGGAATTATAGTTTGCAATTGCCACATTTCGTCATGTTCCTTTTCTGAGAATAATTGCTTGTTTTCGGGACCATATTTACCATTGTTCATTTGCATGATTGCCCATTTACTCAAGTCGTTTACGCTAGAATAAATACCAGCAGCAGCATCAAATAGTTGATTTTTATATCTGGTGATTACTTTTAGTTTCCCATCTATAGGTACATGTGGTGCAATGATATTGGTTGAGTCTTTTAAGCGTAAAAAAGATGCTGCACTATGATTCATTTCTAGTGGTTTCATGATGCGTTCTTCTATGAAATCGCCCCAGCTTTTTCCGCTAACAACATGAACGATTTCACCAGCAACTATATATAATAAATTATCGTAATCGTATTTGGTTCTAAAACCCGAAACAGGTTTTAAATATTGTAAGTTTTGGGTAATATCCTGTACTGTAAAATCACTTCCGTCAGGCCATATCATTAAGTCTCCCGCTCCAAGACCTAACCCGCTGCGGTGAGTTAGTAAATCACGAATCGTAAATTCCTGTGTTACATATTCATTGTACATTTTAAAATTTGGAAGGTATTTTGTCACCTTATCATCCCATTTGATTTTGCCTTCATCAACTAAGATAGCCAAGGCTGCACTTGTAAAAGCTTTACTGTTTGAAGCAATTCCGAATAATGTATTAGCGTCTACTTTTTCTTTTGTCAAGATAGATTTTACACCATAACCTTGTGCCTGAACGATTTTTCCATCTTTAATAATGGCAACAGCAATTCCGGGAACATTAAATGTTTTTAAAGTATTTTCTACTAATGCATCGACTTCTTTATTGGTGATTTGTGCAGCAACCGAAAAACTAAAAAATAGTGATAAAAGCGATAATTTATAATTCATATGTAGATGATATTTGTTATTTAAAAGCATAGCAATTTAATGCCCTATTGATTTATAATTTATTAAAACCTCGTTGTCTTTTTGCTTCAAAAATTAATATGGCAGCTGCAACTGATACATTCATGCTGTCAATTTCGCCTTCCATTGGTATGATAATATTTTGAGTTGCGGCATCTCTCCATTCTTGTGTTAGTCCTGTGGCTTCTGTACCTACAACTAAGGCAGTTGGAGTAGTAAAGTTCTGTGTATGATAGGAAGTTGAGTTTTGAAGTGTGGCGCAGTAAAAATCAATTTTATTTTCTTTTAAAAAAGCAATAATTTCGTTAGTTGTTCCTGTTGCAATTTGGTTGGTAAATAAGCAACCTACACTTGAGCGAACAATATTTGGATTGTATAAATCACTTTTAGGATTGGCAATAATTACTGCAGTTAAATTGGCAGCATCGGCAGTACGCAATAATGCACCAATATTTCCTGGTTTCTCTGGAGCTTCGGCAACAAGAATCAATGGATTATCAGATAGTTTTAAATCCGATAATTGTAATGATTTGGTTTTGGCTATAGCCAAAACACCTTCGGTGGTATCGCGATACGCTAGTTTTTGAAAGACTTCTTTATTTATTTCGATTAAATTAACTTGTTTGCTAGTTAATTTATTGATTTCATTTTCAGAAATTAATTCGGGTAAAAATAAAATCGTTTCTATTTCGTATCCCCCTTTTATGGCTAATGAAATTTCACGTTTCCCTTCAATTAAAAACGTTCCAGTTTGCTTCCGTGCTTTTGCTTTTTCTTGCAATAACACTAATGATTTTATGAATGGATTTTGTATTGAAGTAATTTGTTTCAAGGGAATAAGGTGCTGAGTTTGTAAGTGGCTAAGGTAATAAGATTTTTTAAATTTTAAATTTATTACTATTTTTTAGGAAACGACTAAATTTATTAATTGTAGTTAGCATCTGTTTATAAAGAGTATTTCTTTATTTTTGTCAGAATTATATATTTTATTTTCATTTTAAAAACATATAAATGTTTAGCTTATTAGATATCATTGGGACGATGGCATTTGCAATGTCGGGTGCGTTGACCGCAATGAATAAACGATTGGATCCATTTGGGGTTTTTATAATTGCCTTTGTTACTGCAGTAGGTGGAGGAACGGTGCGTGATGTTTTAATTGGCAGAACACCAGTAGGATGGATGCTTGATCTGAAATATGTTTATGTTATTATTTTAGGATTTATTTTATCTGTTATCTTCAGAAAAAAATTCGATAAACTAAGAACTTCTTTGTTTTTATTTGATACTATTGGTCTTGGTGTTTTTACGTTAATAGGACTTGAAAGGGGAATACTTACTGGTTTGCATCCTATAATTTGTATTGCATTAGGCACCATGACTGCCTGTTTTGGAGGTGTTACTCGAGATATTTTGTGTAATGAAATTCCTGTAATTTTTAGAAGAGAAATTTATGCTACGATTTGTATTCTAGGAGGGATTGTCTTTTTTGTATTAAAAGAATGGAATTTAAATGATGATATTTTGTATCTCGTAACTTGTATTGTTATAATTTTAGTTCGATTAATGGCAGTAAAATATAAATGGTATCTACCAGCATTAGAGCATAAACGATAAATGAATTCTAATATTAAATAGTGAAAAACTACACCGTAAAGTTATATCAGGAAGCAGATTACATAAAATGGAATGACTTTGTTAGTCAAGCTAAAAATGCTACTTTTTTGTTTCATCGTGATTTTATGGAATATCATAAAGACCGATTTAAAGATTTCTCTTTATTGGTTTATGAGAATGAAAAATTAGTTTCGGTTTTACCTGCAAATAGAGTTAATAATGTAGTGTATTCACATCAGGGACTGACTTATGGAGGTTTGGTTTATGATGAAAAAATAAAATTGGTTTCGGTTATTGAAATCTTTAAAAGTATTTTAATTTTTTTAAACGAGATGGCTGTTGTAAAATTACATTTGAAGACGCTGCCAGCAATTTATCATTTAAAACCTAGTGAAGAAATTCAATATGCTTTGTTTTTAGCTGAAGCAAAATTGGTTCGGCGGGATTCGTTGTCAGTTTTGAATTTATTTCAGGAAAACAAGATATCAAAAGTTAGGAGAAGAGGGATTCAAAAGGCTGTTTTTAATGATTTAGTTATCAAAGAAGAAGATGATTTTGAAGACTTTTGGAACAAAGTTCTGATCCCGAATTTGGATAAAAAGCATCAAGCTAAGCCAGTTCATACTTTAGAAGAAATACAGTTACTAAAAAAAATCTTTCCAGATAATATTCGCCAGTTTAATGTGTATCAGAATGATAAAATAATAGCAGGAACATCAGTTTTTGAAAGTAAGAATGTAGCACATTGCCAGTATATTTCTAAAAATGAAAATCAGGATAATTTAGGGAGCTTGGATTTTTTGTTTGAGTTCCTGATAAAGAAAGTATTTAGCGAAAAACAATTTTTTGATTTTGGAATATCTAATGAAGAACGAGGGAAAAAGCTAAATGAAGGGTTATCATATTGGAAAGAAAGCTTTGGGGCGAGTACAATTGTCCATGATTTTTACGAAGTAGAAACAATAAATTACGGTTTATTAAATAATGTTTTATTATGATTTCTTTTTTAGATTTGAAAAAAGTAAACGAGCCATACAAAAAAGCATTTCAGGAAAAAATGGAAGCAGTTTTGGATAATGGCTGGTATATTTTGGGAAAAGAAGTCAAAGCATTTGAGACATCATTCGCAGCGTATTGTGATGCAAAATATTGTATAGGAGTAGGAAATGGTTTGGATGCTTTAGTCCTGATTTTTAAGGGGTATATTCAGTTAGGAAAACTTAAAAGAGGAGATGAAGTTATTGTACCTGCAAATACATATATAGCTAGTATTTTAGCAATCCTGCAAGCTGATTTGGTTCCTGTTTTAGTTGAACCAAAGTTAGAAACGTATAATCTTAATCCAGATTTAATCCAAAGTGAAATTACACCAAAAACTAAAGCAATTTTAGTAGTTCATCTATACGGACAATTGGCAGAAATGGATGCCATAAATGAAATTGCTGATGTAAATAATCTTTTAGTTGTTGAAGACGCAGCACAATCTCACGGTGCTTTATTAGCAAAAAGCAAAAAGTCAAAAGTCAAAAGTAGGAATGCACAAGCATATAGTTTTTATCCAGGAAAAAATTTAGGTGCTTTGGGAGATGGTGGAGCAATTACAACGAATGATGCTGAATTGGCTATGATTTTATTTTCGCTTCGAAATTATGGTTCAGAAGTAAAATATTATAATGATTTTGTGGGTGTGAATTCGAGATTAGACGAATTACAAGCTGCATTTCTGAATGTGAAATTACCAAATTTAGATGCTGAAAATGAGCAACGAAGAGATATTGCTAAAAGATATTTAGCTGAAATAAAAAACAAAAAAATAGTATTACCATTTTGGGATTTTTCAAATAATCATGTATTTCATTTATTCGTTATTCGAACTCAAAACAGGAATGATTTGCAGGCATATTTATTAGAGAATGGTATTCAAACAATGATTCATTATCCTGTTCCTCCATATAAGCAAAAAGCATTTCCTCAATGGAATGATTTGTCTTTTCCGATTACTGAAAAAACACATAGCGAGGTTTTGAGTTTGCCAATGAGTTCTGTTTTAACGGATGTAGAAGTAAGTCATATAGTTGATATTTTAAACCAATATTAAATGGATTTTACAAAAAGACATGAACTTAAATTAAGTATTAAACGATATGTACCAGAAAAAATATGGATTTCGTTTATTAAGATTTATAATTTTACACATTTAAGGGATTTATACAATTGGTATTTAATTAAAGAAGCACCTGATAGACATAGAAAAGCGCTTGAAATTGTTAGAAAAAAAGAAAAAATAAGAGTAGCTTTCTTTTTGACGCACGAATCAGTCTGGAAATATGAAGTATTATTTGATTTAATGTTACAGCATCCCAGATTTGAACCTCAAATATTTGTTTGTCCTGTTGTAAATTTTGGGAATGAAAATATGCTTTTCGAAATGAATAAAGCTTATAATACTTTTAAAAATAGAGGATATGATGTTGTAAGAACCTATGATACCACTACAGGAGAATATTTAGATATAAAAAAGACATTTTCACCAGATATTATTTTTTTTACCAATCCATATCAAAGTTTAGTCGATTATAGATATTATATAAAGGAGTTTTCAAAAACTTTAACCTGTTATGTGCCTTATAGTATTCCGACGGTTAGTTATGCGTTTACCTATGATCTGAATTTTCATAATTTAATTTGGAAAATTTTTTCAGAAACGAATATTCATCAAAAAATGGCGTCCGAAAAACAAAGGAATAAAGCCATAAATAGGATTTTAACTGGCTACCCGGGATTCGACCCGCTTTTGATAAATAAACGGCCAAAAGAAGTTTGGAAAAATAAGAATCCCGCCTTAAAAAGAATTATATGGACACCACATCATTTAATGAACGAGTTAAGTAAAGTATCTAATTTTCTGGAGTACTATGATTTCTTTTTAGAATTGGCGATTAATTATAAGGATAAAATACAAATTGCATTCAATCCGCATCCTTTATTAAGAGTTAAATTGGAAAATGACCCAAATTGGGGTAAAGAAAAAACCAACAATTACTTCGATAAATGGATAAATCTCGAAAATGGTCAGTTTGGAGATGGTTATTATATTGATCTTTTTTTGACATCAGATGCACTAATACATGATAGTGGTTCATTTATGGCAGAATATCTTATTACTGGAAAGCCATCTCTTTTTATGATTCGGGATGAATCAATTATGGGCTATTGGAATACTTTTGGTGATGAAGCGATGGCAGCACATTATCAGTCGAGAAACAAAAAGCAAGTAATTGATTTTATTGAGAATGTTGTTCTTAATGAGAATGATTGGATGAAAGATACGCGTTATGATTTTGTGCAAAATACTCTAATTCCGAAAAACAGTTCAACTGCTTCCGAAAACATTATGAAATATCTCGAAAATGAGCTTTTTGAATTAGAATATAATTAAAATTTATTTTTATAAATGCATAATACTTCTCTAAAGTCAATCGCAATAAAAGGAATCATTTGGTCAGTAGTTGATAAATTTGCTGTTCAGTTTGGTCAATTCATTGTAGGTATAGTACTTGCTCGAATTTTGCTACCAGAAGATTTTGGATTAATAGGAATGTTAGCTATTTTTATAGCCTTGTCACAAACTTTTATCGAAAGTGGATTAGGTACAGGGTTGATTCAGCGTCAAGATAGGTCAGAGATTGACTTTTCAACTTTATTTGTATTCAATTTAGTTGTAAGCAGTTTTTTTTATTTAGTACTGTTTTTCTCAGCACCTTTTATTTCTTCTTTTTTTGAGCAACGTCAGTTAACTGATTTGGCAAGAATCTTGGGTTTAATTTTGTTTTTAAATGCTTTCGCAATAGTTCAACGAACTAAACTAACAATTGCGATCGATTTCAAATCTATAGCAAAAAGTAATGTAATTGGAATGATTACTGGTGGATTATGTGGAGTAATAGCAGCTATAAATGGATATGGAGTTTGGGCGTTGGTTATTCAAATGCTCATTGGGTCTTTTGCTTCGTCTGTGTCTTTATGGCTTTTAAGTAATTGGACCCCTTCTATTGCTTTTTCAAAAAAATCATTTAAATCATTATTTGGTTATGGCTCAAAGCTGTTAATGGCTGGTTTGTATGCCCAAGCTTTAAATAATGTGTATAATATTTGTTTAGGAAAACTTTATCCAACTGCTACATTAGGATATTACACGAGAGCCAAGAGTTTTGCTGATATATCTGCAGGTACAATTGTAAGTGTTTTACAACAAGCTACATTCCCAATTCTTACAACTGTACAACATGATAAAGAGAAATTAGTCTCTATATTCAGACGTATGATTCGTATGTCGGCTTTTCTGATTATTCCGATTATGACACTTATTGCTTTACTAGCAAAACCAATTGTTATACTATTGCTTACAGAAAAATGGAATGCTGTAATTCCACTTTTGCAATGGATCGTTTTTGCACGTGTTTTTCTTCCAATGAGTAGTGTTAATTTGAATTTGTTAAATGCAATTGGTCGTTCAGATTTATACTTAAAAGTTGATTTATTCAAATTGCCTATGACGGTGTTAGCCATGGTAATTACAATTCCACTAGGTGTAAAAGCAATTGTAATTGGTCATGTTGTTACATCTGCCATATTTTTTATCATAAATGCATATGTACCAGGGAAGTTATATGGATATGGGCCAATAAATCAGTTGAAAGATATGTTCCCCATTTTTATAGCTACTATGGGAATGGCTTTTGTTGTATTTGTAATATCTAGTTTTATGGAAAATTTAATTTTACAGCTGTTCATTGGAGTTATATTTGGAGTAGTAACTTATCTATTTATTTGTTGGTTGCTAAAATTAGAGGAACTAAAAGAAGTTTGGGAGTTATTTTTGAAGTTTAAAAAAAGGACATTATTTACAAAATAGAATTAATTGCTTTTCCAAACTTCTAGATATTTTTTAGCAATTTTGAGATAATCATGTTCTCTTTCTACAAATGCTCTTGCTCGTTTTCCAATCGCAATGATTTCTTCAGGATTTTCAATTAAAAAAGATAATTCATTTACTAAATAATCAACATCTGGAATTGCATTTATGCATACCTTTTCAGAGATATTATAGTATTCCATAAATTCTTTTTCTGCTCCTGTAAAAACAACTTTTCCTTTTGCCATTGCTTCAAGTGCATTATAGCCTTGATCTCGGCTATAAGCTTGATCTAGAAGAATATGAGCTTTGTTGTATAAATCAATATAAACAGGATATGGGATTGTATTGGTAATTATAATTTCTACTTTATCGGGGTATTTTTCTTTAATGATTTTTAATGCTTTTTCAAAATAAGATATCCCCTTTTGACTATAGCTGTATTTGTTAATGCCTAAAAAAATAATTATTTTATCTTGAATGATTAATTCATTAAAAGTTAGTTTGGTATGTACTATTGGATAGGGGATAAAACCAGAAAAGATCGGATAGTTTTTTGTAGCATCTACATAGTCAAAATCAGTAGCAATCAATCCATCAAAATTATTCATAATGTATTTATGAATTTTGATATGTGATTTTTTAAAATAATCATAAAACCAGTTAAATTCTTTTGAAGGTTTTGGGCTTTTTAGAGAGGGCTGATAAATGGATTTATAGTTTTTGTTTTCAATATAAAATTTAAGAGTCATATAATCTAACCCACATGATAATAAAAAAAGCGCTTATTATATCTCACTATTTTTTTTATTAAATGAAGTTCGATTTTTTTAGATGTTTTTATAGATACTTCATTGACAAATTGTACAATATCGTAATTCTTTAATTTAGGAAGAAATAAATAAAAACGAATAGCATATTCTAAATTAACAAAATCAAATTTAAAAAAACGATATATAATTTTTCTTGGAATAGTTAATATTGTTTTTTTAGATATTTTGCCTCATAGTCATAATCAACAGGATAGCATCTGTATCCATTGCTATTTCCTATTAAAACAACTTCGTGTCCTAGTTCTGTTAATCCTCTTTTTAAAGAATTATGTAAAAGACTATATTCTCCGATGAGTAAAATCCGCATAAATTGTATTGTTTAAAAGAAAATAGTAAATGTAAAACAATTTGGCCATTCTAAATAATTGTAAAATTGCTATTAGTATTGAGATTTTTGATAATTATAAAATTTATTTTTGTAGCATAACATATTAATCTATTTCTGAAACTTTACTTATTGGTATGTTTTTATCAATAAAAGCGATATTTCAGGCATTGTTTTGAACATCTTTTTTTGTTAAAAAAACTAAGCGCATTGTATTTTGCATTTAAAAGTAAAAATAATTTACATTTGTTTAAGAGAAAAAATAATTTGAAAGAGATTTATCTTATAACTGATATTGAAATTTTGATTTCGACAAAGAACAGAGATTCATTAGATTTTTTAATGGATATGTTTCCTTTTAAGCATTTTTCAAATTTTAATTTATTGATAATTAATCAATCTGAATCTGAGATTTTAGTTTCAGAATATGATTCAGTTAGGGTAATAAATAGTAACGAAAGAGGTTTGTCCAAAAGCAGAAATTTGGCTCTTGATAATGCTATTGGAAAAATTCTTGTTATTGCTGATGATGATATTGTTTATCAAGAAGGATTTACATCTAAAATAATGAATGCTTATAATAAGTTTCCTCAAGCGACTGTAATAATTTTTTCAGTGATAAATTCAAATAGAGATTTAATAAAAAAATATCCTTCTAGTTCTAAAGTTAATTTGAATATCTTCGATATACTCAATGTGAGCTCAATAGAAATGACATTGAATAAAGCGATTGTTGACGCATCTAATATTCGATTTGATGAAAGTTTTGGTTTAGGAGGAACTTTTGAAATGGGTGAGGAAGCTGTTTTTCTATCTGATTTAAAAGAAATACATCAACAGCTTGTTTTTGATTCGCAAATAATTGTAATGCATGAAAGTCAAACTTCTTCAGAAAAGAAAAATATAACTGATAAGTATTACATTCAAGGTGCGCTATTCTCAAGAATATTTAAAAATAAATATATTTTTTGGATTTTTATCAAATTATTTTTTGATCTAAAACAGAAAAAAATACGATTAAAAAATATTAAAACTGCTTTGAAAAGTGCAAAAAGAGGGCATGAAAAATTTGAAATGACGAAGTATGGAAATAAATAATAACAGGATACAAATTATCTCAATTCCTAAAATAGAAGAGCGAAGAGGAAATCTCTCCGTAATAGAACATGACACAGTTCCCTTTGATATTAAAAGAGTGTATTACCTGTATGATGTTCCAAGTGGGGCAGAAAGAGGAGGGCATGCTCATAAAAAATTGCAACAATTTTTAGTTGCATTAAGCGGTAGTTTTGATGTTGTTTTAAATGATGGGAGAGAGTCAAAAAATATTACT is a genomic window containing:
- a CDS encoding DegT/DnrJ/EryC1/StrS aminotransferase family protein, with protein sequence MISFLDLKKVNEPYKKAFQEKMEAVLDNGWYILGKEVKAFETSFAAYCDAKYCIGVGNGLDALVLIFKGYIQLGKLKRGDEVIVPANTYIASILAILQADLVPVLVEPKLETYNLNPDLIQSEITPKTKAILVVHLYGQLAEMDAINEIADVNNLLVVEDAAQSHGALLAKSKKSKVKSRNAQAYSFYPGKNLGALGDGGAITTNDAELAMILFSLRNYGSEVKYYNDFVGVNSRLDELQAAFLNVKLPNLDAENEQRRDIAKRYLAEIKNKKIVLPFWDFSNNHVFHLFVIRTQNRNDLQAYLLENGIQTMIHYPVPPYKQKAFPQWNDLSFPITEKTHSEVLSLPMSSVLTDVEVSHIVDILNQY
- a CDS encoding RNA methyltransferase, with amino-acid sequence MKQITSIQNPFIKSLVLLQEKAKARKQTGTFLIEGKREISLAIKGGYEIETILFLPELISENEINKLTSKQVNLIEINKEVFQKLAYRDTTEGVLAIAKTKSLQLSDLKLSDNPLILVAEAPEKPGNIGALLRTADAANLTAVIIANPKSDLYNPNIVRSSVGCLFTNQIATGTTNEIIAFLKENKIDFYCATLQNSTSYHTQNFTTPTALVVGTEATGLTQEWRDAATQNIIIPMEGEIDSMNVSVAAAILIFEAKRQRGFNKL
- a CDS encoding serine hydrolase, translated to MNYKLSLLSLFFSFSVAAQITNKEVDALVENTLKTFNVPGIAVAIIKDGKIVQAQGYGVKSILTKEKVDANTLFGIASNSKAFTSAALAILVDEGKIKWDDKVTKYLPNFKMYNEYVTQEFTIRDLLTHRSGLGLGAGDLMIWPDGSDFTVQDITQNLQYLKPVSGFRTKYDYDNLLYIVAGEIVHVVSGKSWGDFIEERIMKPLEMNHSAASFLRLKDSTNIIAPHVPIDGKLKVITRYKNQLFDAAAGIYSSVNDLSKWAIMQMNNGKYGPENKQLFSEKEHDEMWQLQTIIPVKPRAPYNTHFSGYGLGWFLSDVKGNKQVTHTGGLEGIVTQVTLIPELQLGIIVLTNQQSGAAFTAITNTIKDSYLGIKSEDYVALYSNRMKANVETADKVTDEVWAVVAKNKKDKVKTDFTKITGTYKDNWFGDVTITEKKGKIYFASKRSPQLVGEVFFYKDGNFVVKWDNAYFHADAHLFFKYDSNGKATNLKMQAISELTDFSYDFQDLDFSKVQ
- a CDS encoding bifunctional (p)ppGpp synthetase/guanosine-3',5'-bis(diphosphate) 3'-pyrophosphohydrolase; the protein is MTEIDIEKENKAIAQEYKELLRISYQTLSPTDKKLIRKAFDVAVDAHKEQRRKSGEAYIFHPIAVAKIVASEIGLGATSIAAALLHDVVEDTPLTVQDIERLFNPKVAQLVEGLTKISMVQRDLNASMQAENFRKMILTLNDDVRVILIKLADRLHNMQTMDSMAEYKQTKIASETLYIYAPLAHRLGLYNIKTKLEDLGLKYTEPEVYNDIVSKIRETKEEQDAYIKDISDVLKKSLDEEGIEYIIKGRPKSIYSIRRKMRAQNVSFDEVYDKFAIRIVYKSNPHDEKFLAWKIYSIVTDHYRPSPSRLRDWISSPKSTGYEALHITVMGPKGRWIEVQVRSERMDEIAEKGYAAHYKYKNGATEESGLDVWLNLLREALENSETNAVDFVEDFKMNLYSKEIFVFTPKGEIKSLPKGATSLDFAFSIHSEIGIKTRGTRVNGRLVPLNYELKSGDQVEVITSQNQKPTINWLDYVTTSRAKTKIKNVLNENTKKIAEEGKELLTRKLKHLKITINEQVINELVNFFKLKTSLDLFYRVGIGAIENQQLKDYAAQKSNTFINFFKNKIKRNSSTTTADTDIHKPVISSNYDMLVFGTEHDKLDYKLSPCCNPIPGDDVFGFVTINEGIKVHKKDCPNAIGMQSNYAYRIMTAKWIDSSQEEFKAVINITGMDVLGLTNQLTKVISNNMNVNIQSISLSTDAGIFHGQIAVIVRNNSILKKMINNIKKIDGVEKVTREYRT
- a CDS encoding trimeric intracellular cation channel family protein, which gives rise to MFSLLDIIGTMAFAMSGALTAMNKRLDPFGVFIIAFVTAVGGGTVRDVLIGRTPVGWMLDLKYVYVIILGFILSVIFRKKFDKLRTSLFLFDTIGLGVFTLIGLERGILTGLHPIICIALGTMTACFGGVTRDILCNEIPVIFRREIYATICILGGIVFFVLKEWNLNDDILYLVTCIVIILVRLMAVKYKWYLPALEHKR
- a CDS encoding GNAT family N-acetyltransferase, encoding MKNYTVKLYQEADYIKWNDFVSQAKNATFLFHRDFMEYHKDRFKDFSLLVYENEKLVSVLPANRVNNVVYSHQGLTYGGLVYDEKIKLVSVIEIFKSILIFLNEMAVVKLHLKTLPAIYHLKPSEEIQYALFLAEAKLVRRDSLSVLNLFQENKISKVRRRGIQKAVFNDLVIKEEDDFEDFWNKVLIPNLDKKHQAKPVHTLEEIQLLKKIFPDNIRQFNVYQNDKIIAGTSVFESKNVAHCQYISKNENQDNLGSLDFLFEFLIKKVFSEKQFFDFGISNEERGKKLNEGLSYWKESFGASTIVHDFYEVETINYGLLNNVLL